The Corynebacterium felinum DNA segment TGAGCTTGTCGACGCCGGACACACGCTTGCCACAGCCAGCAACAAACAACTCACCACCGCGCATTTAGCGCTGGACCACTTCGATATCAAGCACCACTTTTCCCATATCGGTGGGACAACGCCGACGTTGAATTCAAAAGCGGCGATCATTGGTGATGTGCTTAGTCAACTGACCCGCCACGACACCACGGTGATGATCGGGGATCGTCTGCATGATGTTGAGGGGGCACGCAGCCACAGCATTCCCACTATTGTTGTCGGCTGGGGTTATGGTAATGCTAATGAGTGGAGCTGTGGCGAAGCCTTCGCCCCCACCGTTGCGGATTTGAGAGGACTGATCCCATGA contains these protein-coding regions:
- a CDS encoding HAD-IA family hydrolase gives rise to the protein MALLIFDIDGTLIDSQPGIEASIRRTLSAYSIPHPEPDWFRSVLGPKIEHTFASLGLGADAVAHYREHYVKNGISQARLYPGIAELLAELVDAGHTLATASNKQLTTAHLALDHFDIKHHFSHIGGTTPTLNSKAAIIGDVLSQLTRHDTTVMIGDRLHDVEGARSHSIPTIVVGWGYGNANEWSCGEAFAPTVADLRGLIP